One Lusitaniella coriacea LEGE 07157 genomic window carries:
- a CDS encoding GlcG/HbpS family heme-binding protein, which translates to MVTLEDARRIIAAAEKKAAEIGQPMNIAVVDGGGNLVAHVRMDGAWIGSIDISIKKAWTSRAFDITTQDLATHSQSGGQFFGIHASNEGKVMVFAGGIPLKKDGKVVGGIGVSGGSGEQDSTVAQAGEAAF; encoded by the coding sequence ATGGTTACGTTAGAAGACGCAAGAAGAATTATTGCTGCGGCTGAAAAGAAAGCGGCTGAAATCGGTCAACCGATGAATATTGCAGTGGTTGATGGCGGTGGAAATCTCGTCGCACACGTTCGGATGGATGGTGCGTGGATTGGTAGTATTGATATTTCAATTAAGAAAGCATGGACTTCTCGCGCCTTCGATATCACCACGCAGGATTTAGCAACCCATAGCCAGTCAGGAGGACAATTCTTCGGGATTCACGCTTCCAATGAGGGTAAGGTAATGGTTTTCGCGGGTGGCATTCCCCTCAAAAAAGATGGCAAAGTGGTTGGAGGGATTGGAGTTAGCGGAGGCTCTGGCGAACAAGATAGTACGGTTGCACAAGCAGGGGAAGCCGCTTTTTGA
- a CDS encoding alpha-ketoglutarate-dependent dioxygenase AlkB family protein, with the protein MYEQMELWRDRAENVERNGKVILSTNGEVILYENFFTAKESDRLFNNLHSHIQWQQDTIQMFGKSIPLPRLTAWYGDEGKSYTYSGIKQYPKPWIPELSLIKNRIEQVVKVKFNSVLLNLYRNGKDGMDWHSDDEPELGKNPIIGSVSFGGTRRFLLKHKKMKVQKIETKLSHGSLLLMCGETQHHWQHRVPKTAKTVEPRINLTFRIIH; encoded by the coding sequence ATGTACGAACAGATGGAACTGTGGCGAGATCGCGCAGAGAATGTCGAACGAAATGGAAAAGTTATCCTATCAACCAATGGTGAAGTGATTTTGTACGAAAATTTCTTCACAGCCAAGGAAAGCGATCGGCTATTCAACAATCTACATTCTCATATTCAATGGCAACAAGATACCATTCAAATGTTTGGCAAGTCCATTCCTTTACCCCGGTTAACGGCATGGTATGGTGACGAAGGGAAGTCTTACACCTACTCAGGAATTAAACAATATCCAAAGCCTTGGATTCCCGAACTTTCTCTGATTAAAAACAGAATCGAACAGGTTGTAAAAGTAAAATTCAATAGCGTTCTCCTCAATCTTTATCGTAATGGAAAAGATGGAATGGATTGGCACAGCGACGACGAGCCAGAACTTGGGAAAAACCCGATTATTGGATCGGTTAGTTTTGGTGGAACTCGCCGTTTTTTATTGAAACACAAGAAAATGAAAGTGCAAAAAATCGAGACTAAATTATCTCATGGTAGTCTTTTGTTAATGTGCGGTGAAACTCAACATCACTGGCAGCATAGGGTTCCCAAAACGGCTAAAACAGTGGAGCCTCGAATCAATCTCACATTTAGAATTATTCATTGA
- a CDS encoding DUF3318 domain-containing protein, with amino-acid sequence MNPSTEIYRLRELMPATGRMLVKISSQPQQAKVLETPFPLPWKSGTRPIYINFDLWQRLSTPQRDLLLLRSVSWVLGIQWFKADWQRGVALAGIVGSLFELSQGDAVGVLVAGGLSAIALRQIWRSNRSAKTEIDADEAAIKVAQRRGYSAVEAAEALLETLESVAKLEGRSNLNFTELIRAQNLRAIANLSPVGVPEQIRRN; translated from the coding sequence ATGAATCCTAGTACTGAAATTTACCGTTTGCGCGAATTAATGCCTGCAACGGGACGAATGCTCGTTAAAATTTCGAGTCAACCGCAGCAGGCGAAGGTACTGGAAACGCCTTTCCCCCTTCCCTGGAAATCCGGAACTCGCCCGATCTATATTAATTTCGACTTGTGGCAACGCCTTTCAACCCCACAGCGAGATTTACTGTTGTTGAGATCGGTGAGTTGGGTTTTAGGAATTCAATGGTTTAAAGCCGATTGGCAGCGAGGAGTTGCCCTTGCGGGAATTGTCGGTAGTCTATTTGAACTCTCCCAAGGCGATGCTGTGGGGGTTTTAGTGGCGGGTGGATTGAGCGCGATCGCGCTACGACAAATTTGGCGCTCCAACCGCAGTGCCAAAACAGAGATCGATGCAGACGAAGCCGCGATCAAAGTCGCTCAGAGACGAGGCTACAGCGCGGTGGAAGCCGCAGAAGCCCTCCTCGAAACCTTAGAGAGCGTTGCCAAACTTGAAGGGCGTTCTAACTTGAATTTCACAGAATTAATTCGCGCTCAAAACCTGCGCGCGATCGCGAATCTCTCTCCCGTTGGCGTTCCCGAACAGATTCGACGGAACTAA
- a CDS encoding beta strand repeat-containing protein yields MSQKISYSLLLTLGLLAPPVQAQIATDGTVGTIVTPSGNTFTITGGTTSGTNLFHSFSQFSVPTGGAAIFDNNTNIANIFSRVTGSSASNIDGKIQAAGTANLFLLNPNGIIFGANSSLQIGGSFLATTANSIQFADGVEFSATNSSLSPLLTISVPIGLQFGQNSGDIAVRGSGHNITSNNAFVSPIRRSGSVSGLRVSPGRTFALVGGSVNLEGGAIVANSGHIELGSVDSGIVHLNPTSLGWKFGYEGVQNFRDISLSQRSLLEASGFLGGGSIQIQASRFTLSDGSTALIQNFSSQPSGSIRISATELVDFGRPLPTAGIVNGLINETLGAGRGGNIEITTQRLTFTESGIIMTRTLSGANGGDIIVNASDSVRFQSAQSSSSLIVSAALRAGNAGDITLSTKRLTAAGGNISTPTLGFGNSGNLTINATESIDLFGADRGSQGAILAVSTFNSGDAGQLTINTPRLRVQEGSIISSSTFSRGTAGQILINASESVEISGSDSQTGELSLIKSSADIPSPGIRQFLRLSPIVDGVSGNVTINTPRLSVTDGAEISVSHAGSNSAGDVKINANSVFLDRGGRVIASTSSGEGGNLNLQLRDVLVMRNNSLISTNAGGTGNGGNITIQSPFIVAVPTENSDITANAFAGNGGNIQIATNGIFGLQFRPQLTPLSDITASSQLGVSGIVNISEFITDPSSGLTELSTTLADSSTQIKSDCSASQGGKFIVTGRGGLPPNPDERLQSDRAWVDIRDLSEFRGEKTAVEGQRAESFEMQGVEANSWRVNEAGNVELVAVVSNTEAQTPTVDCAGVPLTISFSQ; encoded by the coding sequence ATGTCCCAGAAAATTTCCTATTCCTTGCTCCTCACCCTCGGACTCCTAGCGCCCCCCGTTCAAGCACAAATCGCTACAGACGGAACCGTTGGCACAATTGTAACCCCTTCCGGAAACACCTTCACCATCACCGGAGGCACCACATCCGGAACAAACCTCTTCCACAGCTTTTCCCAATTTTCCGTCCCCACAGGCGGTGCAGCGATCTTCGATAACAATACCAACATTGCCAACATCTTCAGTCGCGTCACCGGAAGCAGCGCCTCCAACATCGACGGAAAAATCCAAGCAGCCGGAACAGCCAACCTCTTCCTCCTCAACCCCAACGGCATCATCTTCGGGGCAAATTCTTCCTTACAAATCGGCGGTTCTTTCCTCGCCACGACAGCCAATAGCATCCAATTTGCTGATGGGGTTGAATTCAGCGCAACAAATTCGAGTCTCTCACCTCTGCTAACGATTAGCGTTCCCATCGGTCTGCAGTTTGGACAAAATTCTGGCGATATCGCTGTTCGAGGCTCAGGTCACAACATTACATCCAATAATGCGTTTGTCAGCCCTATTCGCCGTAGTGGTTCTGTTTCAGGTTTGCGAGTGAGTCCGGGTCGCACCTTTGCCCTCGTGGGAGGTAGCGTTAATTTAGAGGGCGGCGCGATCGTTGCGAACTCAGGTCATATTGAGCTAGGCAGTGTTGATTCTGGTATCGTTCATCTTAATCCAACATCCCTCGGCTGGAAATTCGGCTATGAAGGCGTGCAAAACTTCCGAGATATTAGTCTCTCCCAACGTTCTTTACTAGAAGCCAGTGGATTTTTGGGAGGTGGGTCAATCCAAATCCAAGCCAGTCGTTTCACTCTCAGCGATGGCTCAACCGCTCTCATTCAAAACTTCAGTTCTCAGCCTTCTGGAAGTATCCGCATCTCCGCTACAGAGTTGGTGGATTTCGGCAGACCCTTACCCACGGCTGGGATTGTCAACGGCTTGATTAATGAAACTCTCGGTGCTGGAAGAGGTGGAAATATTGAGATTACGACCCAACGGTTGACTTTCACTGAAAGCGGTATCATTATGACCCGAACACTTAGCGGAGCAAATGGTGGTGACATTATCGTGAATGCTTCTGACTCTGTTCGATTTCAATCCGCTCAATCCAGCAGTAGTTTGATAGTTTCTGCCGCTCTCCGCGCCGGGAATGCTGGGGATATAACCCTATCCACAAAGCGCCTGACGGCAGCCGGTGGCAATATTTCAACCCCCACGTTAGGCTTTGGGAACTCGGGAAATCTGACAATTAACGCTACAGAATCAATAGATTTATTCGGAGCAGATCGGGGTTCTCAGGGGGCCATTCTAGCAGTATCAACGTTCAATTCTGGTGATGCAGGTCAGTTAACAATTAACACGCCTCGACTGCGAGTTCAGGAGGGGAGTATCATTAGTTCTTCGACTTTTTCTAGGGGTACAGCCGGACAAATTCTTATCAATGCTTCCGAGTCAGTTGAAATCAGTGGTAGTGATTCCCAAACCGGCGAGTTGAGTCTGATTAAGTCTTCTGCCGATATTCCCAGCCCAGGAATAAGGCAATTTCTTCGACTATCTCCTATCGTAGATGGCGTATCTGGGAACGTGACGATTAATACGCCTCGATTGAGTGTTACCGATGGTGCTGAAATTTCAGTCAGTCACGCTGGGTCTAATAGTGCAGGAGACGTGAAAATTAATGCTAATTCAGTGTTTCTCGATCGCGGCGGTCGAGTGATAGCATCCACATCCTCGGGAGAGGGGGGTAACCTGAATTTGCAACTGCGGGATGTTTTAGTGATGCGTAACAACAGCCTCATCTCTACCAATGCAGGTGGTACGGGAAATGGAGGCAATATCACCATTCAGTCTCCCTTTATTGTTGCGGTTCCCACAGAAAATAGCGATATCACTGCCAATGCCTTTGCGGGTAACGGAGGTAATATTCAAATTGCCACCAATGGCATTTTTGGCTTGCAATTCCGTCCCCAACTTACCCCCTTGAGCGATATTACAGCGAGTTCCCAATTAGGAGTCAGTGGTATTGTCAATATTAGTGAATTCATTACCGACCCCAGTAGCGGCTTGACAGAACTCTCAACGACTTTAGCCGACTCCTCTACTCAAATCAAAAGTGACTGTTCGGCGAGCCAGGGAGGGAAGTTTATTGTCACCGGACGGGGAGGGTTGCCTCCCAATCCCGACGAACGGTTGCAAAGCGATCGCGCGTGGGTGGATATTCGGGATTTATCGGAGTTTCGGGGAGAGAAGACAGCAGTTGAAGGACAAAGGGCAGAAAGCTTTGAGATGCAAGGCGTTGAAGCAAACAGTTGGCGAGTGAACGAGGCGGGAAATGTGGAATTAGTCGCTGTTGTTTCCAATACGGAAGCACAAACTCCAACGGTTGATTGCGCTGGAGTCCCTCTAACTATTTCATTCTCTCAATGA
- a CDS encoding beta strand repeat-containing protein: MGIFKSKTQDDAFYPKPMSQKSLLSSILLALGLLSTSAQAQVTPDGTVGTVVTPAGTTFTITGGTTAGTNLFHSFSDFSVPTGGAAIFNNNTNIANIFSRVTGGSISNIDGAIQAAGTANLFLLNPNGILFGSNASLQIGGSFLATTADSMVFADSLFSATQPNATTLLSINVPIGLQMGANPGDIQVTGTGQALFTNIDPLFAFPAIRLPGPANLEVAPGKTLALVGGNVTLQGSGLRATNGRIELGGASNGIVGLQPDLLGWKLDYTRALADRDIILKSQSAVDASGLISGGIQLVGRQIQVRDGSIALMQLFGNAPTAEVRVTATERVEVDGFDPTKLLASRIALENLSSGEASDLTVTAPELAIRNGGEITLYHLSPGRGSNMNLNIANSVLISGRSPLNISRSSRLGTAALGPGVAGNVNITTKNLRVDEGALIGSFAGSPFTTGSGGDVIINATDSVEIVGPPLTNQSALIDSSSINSSTFGRSDAGRVAIDTARLIVRDGGGIFTSTVGSGNAGEVLVNASESVSLSGAGRNTSISSAATISPIQDIQQASGLSFVLSGNAGQVAINTPNLSVTGIGSTISVANEGIGFAGDVEVNAGSIFLDDGGTILASTAFGEGGNIILQTSDLLLLRNGSQISATAGGTGNGGNITIQSPFIVAVPTENSDITANAFAGNGGNIQIATNGIFGLQFRPQLTPLSDITASSQLGVSGIVNISEFITDPSSGLTELSTTLADSSTQIKSDCSASQGGKFIVTGRGGLPPNPDERLQSDRAWVDIRDLSEFRGEATKSGEQSMERIDAQGVEANSWRTNDRGNVELVAVMPNTEASIPSVNCAGTSSKFHTPSESFSWKMGNLRTSIPKI, translated from the coding sequence ATGGGCATATTTAAGAGTAAGACGCAAGACGATGCTTTCTACCCCAAACCCATGTCCCAGAAATCCTTACTCTCTTCAATCCTTCTCGCCCTCGGACTCCTCTCAACTTCTGCACAAGCGCAAGTGACCCCCGACGGAACCGTTGGCACCGTCGTTACCCCCGCAGGAACCACCTTCACCATCACCGGAGGCACCACAGCCGGAACCAACCTCTTCCATAGCTTTTCAGACTTCTCTGTCCCCACAGGCGGCGCAGCCATCTTCAATAACAATACCAACATTGCCAACATCTTCAGTCGCGTCACCGGAGGCAGCATTTCCAATATCGATGGAGCAATCCAAGCAGCCGGGACAGCCAACCTCTTCCTTCTCAACCCCAACGGTATCCTCTTTGGCTCCAACGCCTCATTACAAATTGGCGGTTCCTTCCTCGCCACCACCGCCGACAGTATGGTATTTGCAGACAGTCTCTTCAGCGCTACCCAACCCAACGCCACAACCCTACTCAGCATCAACGTACCCATCGGCTTACAAATGGGAGCTAATCCCGGCGATATTCAAGTAACCGGAACCGGACAAGCTCTTTTTACCAACATCGATCCGCTATTTGCTTTCCCCGCAATTCGGCTACCAGGTCCTGCCAACCTAGAAGTCGCACCGGGCAAAACCTTAGCTCTGGTTGGGGGAAATGTCACCCTGCAAGGTAGCGGTCTCAGAGCCACCAACGGTCGGATCGAACTTGGGGGAGCAAGCAATGGAATCGTTGGTCTACAGCCAGACCTGCTGGGCTGGAAACTAGACTACACAAGAGCATTAGCCGATCGAGATATCATTCTTAAGTCCCAATCCGCCGTCGATGCAAGCGGTTTAATTAGCGGTGGCATTCAACTCGTCGGTCGGCAAATTCAAGTCAGAGACGGTTCGATTGCTCTGATGCAATTGTTTGGCAATGCCCCCACAGCCGAGGTGAGAGTCACTGCAACAGAACGTGTTGAGGTGGACGGTTTCGACCCGACAAAACTCCTTGCCAGTCGCATTGCTCTTGAGAATCTGAGTAGTGGAGAAGCAAGCGACCTAACCGTTACAGCTCCTGAGCTTGCTATCCGCAATGGAGGAGAAATTACCCTCTATCATCTCAGCCCAGGTCGAGGAAGCAATATGAATTTAAATATCGCTAATTCCGTCTTGATTAGCGGTCGATCTCCCCTGAACATTTCTCGCTCCAGCCGTTTAGGGACAGCCGCCCTTGGCCCTGGAGTGGCTGGCAATGTAAACATTACTACAAAAAATCTCAGGGTAGACGAAGGTGCTTTGATCGGTTCATTTGCTGGCTCGCCTTTTACGACAGGTTCGGGAGGGGATGTCATTATCAATGCCACAGACTCGGTTGAGATCGTCGGTCCCCCTCTAACCAATCAATCTGCTCTCATCGATTCAAGCAGTATCAACTCGTCAACTTTTGGTCGTAGCGATGCGGGTCGCGTCGCGATCGATACGGCAAGGTTAATTGTAAGAGACGGTGGCGGCATTTTTACCTCGACGGTTGGTAGTGGCAATGCGGGGGAAGTTTTGGTGAATGCCTCGGAGTCGGTGTCGCTGTCGGGAGCGGGGAGAAATACCAGTATCAGTTCAGCCGCTACGATTAGTCCCATTCAAGATATTCAACAAGCATCTGGACTCTCTTTCGTTCTGTCTGGCAATGCCGGTCAAGTGGCGATTAATACCCCTAATCTCAGCGTTACAGGTATCGGTAGTACGATATCTGTCGCTAACGAGGGGATAGGGTTTGCTGGAGATGTAGAAGTCAATGCTGGCTCCATTTTCCTTGATGATGGCGGTACGATTTTAGCGTCAACGGCTTTTGGGGAAGGCGGGAATATTATCCTCCAGACCTCAGACTTACTACTTCTGCGCAATGGCAGTCAAATTTCCGCCACTGCTGGGGGAACGGGAAATGGAGGCAATATCACCATTCAGTCTCCCTTTATTGTTGCGGTTCCCACAGAAAATAGCGATATCACTGCCAATGCCTTTGCGGGTAACGGAGGTAATATTCAAATTGCCACCAATGGCATTTTTGGCTTGCAATTCCGTCCCCAACTTACCCCCTTGAGCGATATTACAGCGAGTTCCCAATTAGGAGTCAGTGGTATTGTCAATATTAGTGAATTCATTACCGACCCCAGTAGCGGCTTGACAGAACTCTCAACGACTTTAGCCGACTCCTCTACTCAAATCAAAAGTGACTGTTCGGCGAGCCAGGGAGGGAAGTTTATTGTCACCGGACGGGGAGGGTTGCCTCCCAATCCCGACGAACGGTTGCAAAGCGATCGCGCGTGGGTGGATATTCGGGATTTATCGGAGTTTCGAGGAGAGGCGACAAAATCAGGAGAACAGAGTATGGAACGCATTGATGCGCAAGGCGTTGAAGCGAATAGTTGGCGCACGAACGATCGCGGAAATGTAGAATTAGTTGCCGTCATGCCCAATACAGAAGCATCAATCCCTAGCGTGAACTGCGCTGGAACAAGTTCAAAATTTCACACTCCGAGTGAGAGTTTTTCGTGGAAAATGGGCAATTTAAGAACAAGTATCCCAAAAATTTAA
- a CDS encoding CHAT domain-containing protein, whose protein sequence is MQKLTTAITLGVLGFGLAIAPPSLATEASRVERVSASDIATGNPLERGRQLYEAGRFAAAANAWENAAQGYETQGDRANQALSLSYLSLAHQELAQWEDAKDAIARSLNLLQNDSESIVLAQALNTQAQFLLATGQPQTALETWKRAQQRYEQAGDVSGALGSQINQAQALQSMGFYRRARNSLDSIAQQLDTMPDSALKASGFRSLGIALEAIGDLRTSWDMLKKSLTIDEAIGSKNDLSPTLLALGNVAQDYGATDAALDYFERAEQAALNPLERIEAQLNQFTLYVQVEQWSKAASLAAQLQRQLSELQPSRRTAYSTVNFANNLLAMNLQGQPIDRARLGELLANAVQQARAINDPRAEAYALNKWGALYLQNGQLNEAADLTEKSLAIAQTIQAADISAQSAWQLGRIQRQQGKKQPAIASYTQAVKALQSLRKDLVAIDRNIQFSFRESVEPIYRELVALLLDANPSQKNLAQARDLIEALQLAELDDFFRQACLDAQPRQIDQVDKNAAVIYPIILPDRIAVISSAPGQPIQYHATRISQAKAEKALRELLAALNPVSDNRERLRLSQQVYDWLIRPGETQGTFKETKTLVFVLDGLLRNIPMAALHDGEQYLIEKHGIALSPGLQLLEPRSLQREQLNAITAGISESRFGLSALPSVKSELKEIAELLPSSTLLNQEFTKAALAEQVANRPSNIIHLATHGQFSSRQEDTYLLTWEGRMNVRELSDLLQSREISQNAAIELLVLSACDTAAGDDRAVLGLAGFAVRSGARATVATLWPVKDRAAAKLVTEFYEALKQPGITKAEALRQAQLSLLNDESFSDPFFWSSFVIVGNWL, encoded by the coding sequence ATGCAAAAACTAACAACGGCAATAACTTTGGGCGTTTTGGGCTTTGGACTCGCGATCGCGCCCCCATCCCTTGCAACTGAAGCGTCAAGGGTCGAGCGGGTTTCAGCAAGCGATATCGCAACGGGAAATCCCCTTGAACGGGGGAGACAACTTTACGAAGCCGGACGCTTTGCGGCTGCTGCCAACGCTTGGGAAAACGCCGCACAAGGCTATGAAACCCAGGGCGATCGCGCCAACCAAGCCCTAAGTTTAAGCTATCTATCCCTCGCCCATCAAGAACTCGCTCAGTGGGAAGATGCCAAGGACGCGATCGCGCGCAGCCTTAACTTACTGCAAAACGACTCAGAAAGCATTGTCCTCGCGCAAGCCCTCAACACCCAAGCGCAATTTCTCCTGGCAACCGGACAACCTCAAACCGCTCTGGAAACCTGGAAACGCGCCCAACAACGCTACGAACAAGCGGGGGATGTTTCTGGCGCTTTGGGCAGCCAGATCAATCAAGCCCAAGCCTTACAAAGCATGGGGTTCTATCGTCGCGCCCGCAACAGTCTCGATAGCATTGCCCAGCAGCTTGACACGATGCCCGATTCTGCTCTCAAAGCAAGTGGTTTTAGGAGTTTGGGAATTGCCCTAGAAGCCATTGGGGATCTCAGAACCAGTTGGGATATGCTCAAAAAGAGTTTGACGATTGACGAAGCAATTGGCTCGAAAAACGACCTCAGTCCGACGTTGCTCGCCCTGGGAAACGTGGCACAGGATTACGGGGCAACCGATGCCGCCCTCGATTACTTCGAGCGAGCAGAACAAGCAGCGCTCAATCCCTTAGAACGCATAGAAGCACAACTCAATCAATTTACCCTCTATGTTCAGGTCGAACAATGGTCGAAAGCAGCTTCCCTTGCAGCACAACTCCAACGCCAACTTTCCGAATTACAGCCAAGTCGGAGAACGGCTTATAGCACGGTGAATTTTGCGAATAATTTGCTGGCGATGAACTTGCAAGGACAGCCGATCGATCGCGCGAGATTGGGAGAATTGCTGGCGAATGCGGTGCAACAAGCCAGAGCGATTAACGACCCCCGCGCGGAGGCTTATGCCCTGAATAAATGGGGCGCGCTCTACCTGCAAAACGGACAGCTTAACGAAGCCGCAGACCTGACCGAAAAATCCCTCGCGATCGCGCAAACCATTCAAGCCGCCGATATTTCCGCGCAATCTGCTTGGCAATTGGGTCGCATTCAACGGCAACAGGGGAAAAAACAGCCCGCGATCGCGTCCTACACCCAAGCGGTTAAAGCCTTACAATCCTTGCGGAAAGATCTCGTCGCAATCGATCGCAATATCCAGTTCTCCTTCCGAGAAAGTGTCGAACCCATTTACCGGGAACTGGTTGCCCTTCTTCTGGATGCCAACCCATCTCAAAAAAATCTCGCTCAGGCTCGCGATCTGATCGAAGCCTTGCAACTCGCAGAACTCGATGATTTCTTCCGTCAAGCCTGCCTTGACGCGCAACCGAGGCAAATCGACCAAGTGGATAAGAATGCTGCGGTTATCTACCCCATCATTTTGCCTGACCGCATTGCCGTCATCTCCTCTGCCCCCGGACAGCCGATTCAGTACCACGCAACGCGAATTTCTCAAGCAAAAGCCGAAAAAGCCCTACGAGAGCTTCTCGCCGCGCTCAACCCCGTTTCAGACAACCGAGAACGCTTGCGCCTCTCCCAACAAGTTTACGACTGGCTGATTCGTCCCGGCGAAACCCAAGGTACATTCAAAGAGACGAAAACCCTTGTCTTCGTCCTCGACGGACTGCTGCGCAACATTCCAATGGCAGCCCTGCACGACGGCGAACAATACTTAATCGAAAAACACGGTATCGCGCTGTCTCCTGGCTTGCAACTTTTAGAACCGCGATCGCTCCAACGGGAACAACTCAATGCAATTACGGCTGGGATTAGCGAATCGCGCTTTGGGCTGAGTGCCTTACCTTCGGTTAAATCAGAACTGAAGGAAATCGCTGAATTACTGCCCTCCTCTACCCTGCTCAATCAAGAATTCACCAAAGCCGCCCTCGCCGAACAAGTCGCCAATCGTCCGAGCAATATTATCCACCTGGCAACCCACGGACAATTTAGCTCCCGCCAAGAAGATACCTATCTTTTAACCTGGGAGGGACGGATGAACGTGCGAGAACTCTCCGATTTATTGCAAAGTCGAGAAATCAGTCAAAATGCCGCGATCGAACTTCTTGTTCTAAGTGCCTGCGATACTGCGGCTGGAGACGATCGCGCGGTGTTAGGTTTAGCTGGATTTGCCGTTCGTTCTGGCGCTCGCGCCACCGTTGCAACCCTTTGGCCCGTCAAAGATCGCGCGGCTGCTAAGTTAGTCACGGAATTTTACGAAGCCCTCAAACAACCCGGAATCACCAAAGCTGAAGCTTTGCGTCAAGCGCAGCTCTCTCTTCTGAACGATGAGAGTTTCAGCGATCCATTTTTCTGGTCTTCTTTCGTAATTGTAGGGAATTGGTTATAA
- a CDS encoding DUF928 domain-containing protein produces MNPKTQLLTRLFSTTVFVASVSAYSLGASAVNFTPPPNNQAPRQATGGASRTVFTPPSDNASPRQTAGGAARTDFTPPSDNVSPSQTAGGAARTDFTPPSDNASPSQTAGGAARTDFTPPSDNASPSQTAGGAARTDFAPPHDNVSPRQTAGAGSRTPSVTAQVLGVQALTPPSYYGTTLQERPKILVYLPASSAREVVFSIKDEDKNSIYEMTIPITGNAGIVSAQLPPDAPALEVGKHYQWYFALKIDGELTPRSPFVDGWVERIAPSSTLAQSLQGASPLETAEILGENGVWYDCVVALAALRTTQPTNESILDHWQELLGSVELENFASAPFVVSLQ; encoded by the coding sequence ATGAACCCTAAAACTCAATTATTAACCCGTTTGTTTAGTACTACGGTATTTGTTGCAAGTGTAAGCGCATACTCTCTGGGTGCCAGTGCGGTAAATTTTACACCCCCGCCGAATAACCAAGCACCTCGCCAAGCCACTGGAGGAGCATCCCGCACGGTGTTTACCCCTCCCAGCGATAATGCCTCCCCTCGTCAAACAGCAGGCGGTGCAGCGAGAACGGATTTCACCCCTCCCAGCGATAATGTCTCTCCCTCGCAAACAGCAGGCGGTGCGGCGAGAACGGATTTTACCCCTCCCAGCGATAATGCCTCTCCCTCGCAAACAGCAGGAGGTGCGGCGAGAACGGATTTCACCCCTCCCAGCGACAATGCCTCTCCCTCGCAAACAGCAGGAGGTGCGGCGAGAACGGACTTTGCTCCCCCTCACGATAATGTCTCTCCCCGTCAAACAGCAGGAGCGGGTTCGCGTACCCCTTCCGTTACCGCGCAAGTGCTAGGGGTACAAGCATTGACTCCCCCAAGCTATTACGGCACGACATTACAAGAACGCCCAAAAATTCTCGTCTATCTTCCCGCTTCCAGCGCGCGAGAAGTCGTGTTTAGTATAAAAGATGAGGATAAAAATTCCATCTATGAAATGACGATTCCAATTACGGGAAACGCAGGAATTGTGAGCGCTCAACTGCCTCCAGACGCTCCTGCTTTGGAAGTCGGCAAACATTATCAGTGGTATTTTGCCCTGAAAATTGATGGCGAACTGACTCCCCGCAGTCCCTTTGTGGATGGTTGGGTGGAGCGAATTGCACCCAGTTCAACTCTGGCACAGTCCTTACAGGGAGCCAGTCCGTTAGAGACGGCTGAAATCTTAGGAGAAAATGGGGTTTGGTACGACTGCGTGGTCGCTTTAGCCGCCCTGCGAACGACACAACCCACAAACGAAAGCATCCTCGATCATTGGCAAGAGTTACTCGGTTCTGTGGAATTAGAAAATTTTGCTTCTGCTCCCTTCGTTGTATCGTTGCAGTAG